The following are from one region of the Benincasa hispida cultivar B227 unplaced genomic scaffold, ASM972705v1 Contig506, whole genome shotgun sequence genome:
- the LOC120069558 gene encoding uncharacterized protein LOC120069558 isoform X1, whose product MWVDLTLEGKPYNQNIDDKWFYTHHPVHQSSSHDLKSAFSQLYEEGKTLDFELSVSSSNLPNSVSRSRGKDFDDKKCKGSCQGFVMDKHIVVIGSSSEGKESADSRTGSTIITGTGHRQQHKPTAVTSQPFSSSSKLLSDMRRSLRKSCVTRQASRLEVNNCQRQSSGHNSSSSNSSISSSLNPGFGAKSITKTSEHHLKSTQGVGSFSRMTHASMNKSKVSSLFSSTLKIHVEDASSNSRRIGKLYNAKATHLEAAKPKILRPKASLVQRRDYQNTCLKPKKKEGLDGTGRRKTAVAGKENAIGRIAVSQKCNGRDQSTFSMVKDQKRTQHKAPQRLVSLKQQAKNCHPSEGKNLENGSKNRVYFR is encoded by the exons ATGTGGGTTGATCTCACCTTAGAAGGGAAGCCCTACAATCAGAACAT TGATGATAAATGGTTCTATACACACCACCC GGTCCACCAAAGTTCCTCTCATGATCTAAAATCAGCATTTTCTCAGCTTTATGAGGAGGGAAAGACTTTAGATTTTGAATTATCAGTGTCTTCTTCGAATCTTCCTAATTCTGTCTCAAGATCAAGAGGGAAAGATTTTGACGACAAGAAGTGCAAAGGCAGTTGTCAGGGTTTTGTAATGGACAAGCATATTGTAG TTATAGGTTCGAGTTCAGAGGGAAAGGAGTCAGCTGATAGCAGAACAGGCAGCACAATCATAACTGGTACTGGCCATCGACAACAACATAAGCCAACGGCGGTAACAAGTCAACCATTCAGCAGTTCTAGTAAACTTTTGTCAGATATGAGGAGAAGTCTCAGGAAAAGCTGCGTCACCAGACAAGCGTCTAGATTGGAAGTTAATAACTGTCAAAGACAGTCAAGCGGCCATAACTCTTCTTCGAGTAATTCAAGCATATCCTCCTCTTTGAATCCTGGTTTTGGTGCTAAAAGTATCACCAAAACATCAGAACATCACTTGAAAAGCACTCAAGGTGTTGGAAGCTTTTCCAGGATGACTCATGCATCAATGAACAAGTCCAAAGTTTCAAGTCTTTTCTCAAGCACATTAAAGATTCATGTGGAGGATGCGAGTTCCAACTCAAGGAGGATTGGTAAACTCTATAATGCTAAGGCCACCCATCTTGAGGCTGCAAAACCAAAG ATACTTCGTCCAAAAGCTTCTCTAGTACAGCGAAGAGACTATCAAAACACTTGCTTAAAGCCGAAGAAAAAGGAAGGTTTAGATGGAACAGGAAGACGCAAAACAGCAGTAGCTGGAAAGGAGAATGCAATAGGGAGGATTGCTGTGAGTCAGAAATGCAATGGTAGAGACCAATCTACTTTTAGTATGGTCAAGGATCAGAAAAGGACACAGCATAAGGCTCCACAAAGACTAGTTAGCTTGAAG
- the LOC120069558 gene encoding uncharacterized protein LOC120069558 isoform X2, whose product MWVDLTLEGKPYNQNIDDKWFYTHHPVHQSSSHDLKSAFSQLYEEGKTLDFELSVSSSNLPNSVSRSRGKDFDDKKCKGSCQGFVMDKHIVVIGSSSEGKESADSRTGSTIITGTGHRQQHKPTAVTSQPFSSSSKLLSDMRRSLRKSCVTRQASRLEVNNCQRQSSGHNSSSSNSSISSSLNPGFGAKSITKTSEHHLKSTQGVGSFSRMTHASMNKSKVSSLFSSTLKIHVEDASSNSRRIGKLYNAKATHLEAAKPKILRPKASLVQRRDYQNTCLKPKKKEGLDGTGRRKTAVAGKENAIGRIAVSQKCNGRDQSTFSMVKDQKRTQHKAPQRLVSLKAKNCHPSEGKNLENGSKNRVYFR is encoded by the exons ATGTGGGTTGATCTCACCTTAGAAGGGAAGCCCTACAATCAGAACAT TGATGATAAATGGTTCTATACACACCACCC GGTCCACCAAAGTTCCTCTCATGATCTAAAATCAGCATTTTCTCAGCTTTATGAGGAGGGAAAGACTTTAGATTTTGAATTATCAGTGTCTTCTTCGAATCTTCCTAATTCTGTCTCAAGATCAAGAGGGAAAGATTTTGACGACAAGAAGTGCAAAGGCAGTTGTCAGGGTTTTGTAATGGACAAGCATATTGTAG TTATAGGTTCGAGTTCAGAGGGAAAGGAGTCAGCTGATAGCAGAACAGGCAGCACAATCATAACTGGTACTGGCCATCGACAACAACATAAGCCAACGGCGGTAACAAGTCAACCATTCAGCAGTTCTAGTAAACTTTTGTCAGATATGAGGAGAAGTCTCAGGAAAAGCTGCGTCACCAGACAAGCGTCTAGATTGGAAGTTAATAACTGTCAAAGACAGTCAAGCGGCCATAACTCTTCTTCGAGTAATTCAAGCATATCCTCCTCTTTGAATCCTGGTTTTGGTGCTAAAAGTATCACCAAAACATCAGAACATCACTTGAAAAGCACTCAAGGTGTTGGAAGCTTTTCCAGGATGACTCATGCATCAATGAACAAGTCCAAAGTTTCAAGTCTTTTCTCAAGCACATTAAAGATTCATGTGGAGGATGCGAGTTCCAACTCAAGGAGGATTGGTAAACTCTATAATGCTAAGGCCACCCATCTTGAGGCTGCAAAACCAAAG ATACTTCGTCCAAAAGCTTCTCTAGTACAGCGAAGAGACTATCAAAACACTTGCTTAAAGCCGAAGAAAAAGGAAGGTTTAGATGGAACAGGAAGACGCAAAACAGCAGTAGCTGGAAAGGAGAATGCAATAGGGAGGATTGCTGTGAGTCAGAAATGCAATGGTAGAGACCAATCTACTTTTAGTATGGTCAAGGATCAGAAAAGGACACAGCATAAGGCTCCACAAAGACTAGTTAGCTTGAAG